Below is a window of Myroides profundi DNA.
ATTTGTTGATTGCCTTAAACTCCATTGTTAGTTTTTTTAGTTCTAATTCATGGGTTTTGATATTCGTTTGTAAGTCAAGTAATTGTTTTTTGAACTTTAAATCTTCAATAGGAGTAAGTTTACCAGAAGCCTTTTTTTGTACGTATTTGCTATTTCTAGCGTTGTATTTATCTTCTGCTTTTTGAAGTTTCAAGGTTTGTTTGCTAACTCTTTTTTGGCTTTTGATTATTTCTTTTTGTTTTTTTAGCTCAGCTTTATGCTCTTTTTCTAGTTGTTTCTGTGCTCTTAATTCTTCTTTTTGTTGCTCTTTAGCTATTTTTCTTTCTTGTTCTAACCTTTTAGCTGCATCCTTTTCATTTTGAAGTTTAATTTCTTCAAGTTTTAAGTTTTCTTCAACTACTTTTTGTTCGTCAATTAGAGACTCTAATGAAGTTTGTTCTGTTGTTATTTCTTTTACACCAGAGGTTTTAATTTCTTGAGCTTTAACCATAGATGTTGTTGCTACAAATAATGCAGCAGCACATAGCATTTTGTTTTTCATTGTTTTGTTTGTGTGAATTGTATTAAAAATTTGTTTCGTGAGTATTGTTTACCATTCATTAATTCTGTTAGCATCGAGCTTAAGAAAGATAAATAATAAAACAGTAAATGCCATTAAACTAGATCCTCCATACGAAAAGAATGGTAGGGGTACACCTATGGTAGGGAATAGTCCAATAAGCATTGTAATATTAAAGGCAAAGTGGATGAATAGAAAGCAGATAACACAATAACCATAAACACGGTTAAATATTTTTTTCTGTCTTTCTGCTAAATGTATTAATCTGAAAAATAGGCAGACAAATAGAATGATTACAAAAGAAGCTCCAGCAAACCCCCATTCTTCTCCTACTGTAGTGAAGATATAGTCTGTGTGTTGTTCTGGAACGAAACCTCCTTTAGTTTGCGTCCCTTCTAAGAATCCTGTCCCTGTCCAGCCTCCTGATCCAATGGCGATTTTGGATTGATTAAGGTTATATCCTTCAGCTTGTAAGTTAACGTCTTCTCCTATTAATACATTGATTCTGTCTTTTTGGTGTGGTTCTAATACTTTGTCATAAACGTAATCTACAGAGAATACGAAAGCAGACATGATTACAACCAGTATAATATATATTAATGGATTACGGGTTATCTTCTTGTTTAAATAGAAGTGTAATGCCGCTATTATAACAATAGATGCTATAATGATACCTGGTTTTACTACAAGTGCAGCTACGAAGAGAATAATGGTTATAAATCCAGTCCATAGGTACCAGCTAGGTAGTCCTTCTCTATACAAAACAAAAACAAGAGAAACGAATAACATGGCACTACCAGTATCATGCTTTAAGATAAATAGGGTAGGAACACCAATAATAACTAAAGCTATAATTTGCTCTTTAAACGAACTTAGGTGTGCTTGGCTATCTGATAAGAATTTAGCAAGTAGTAGGGCAGTAGTTGTCTTTACAAACTCTGAGGGCTGTATACCAAAACCAGCTATCTGATACCAGTTCGTTTGACCTTTTACAGATTTACCAAATACAAATAAACCAAGTATGGATAGTAGTCCAATGATATAAAATACCATAGCATACTTCTCATAGAACTTAGTGTCTATAGATACAATCAATATAATAAGTGGAATACAAAAAATAATAAACATTAGCTGTCTACCATAGATTTGGCTTAAGTCAAAAATAGATGTGGTTTCTGCAGGTAGAGAAGCCGAATAGATATTAATCCACCCAGCTATGACTAAAAGCATATACAGGAGTATCGATATCCAATCTATATTTTTTTGAACACTAACGTTTTTCATTTTTAATGTAATCTAAAGCTATATATTAATTCTGTGTGTTTTTTTAGGCTTGTCTGACTTGTCATAAAGATGAAGTACCTTGTCGTATTCATTTTTTAAACTTCCTTCAAGCATTCTCTTCTCTAAGTCAGTTCTTACTATTTCAGGTAAAAGATATTTCTGAACCATTAAGCTAGTAATAGGAGCAGCCCATCTACCTCCCCAATAACCATTTTCAATAAATACAGCAATAGCTATTTTAGGATCATCTTTAGGGGCGAATGCTACGAATACTGAGTGGTCAGTTAATTGGTAGCGCTTACCATTTATTCTAGTAAAGTTTTCTACAGTACCTGTTTTACCACACATTTCTAGTCCTTCTACTCTTACAGAACGTCCGGTACCAATGTTAAACACATCATTCATCCCTTTTATAATAGGTTCGAAATGACGTTGATCTATTGTTGTGATATGTTTAGTAGTGAATTTTTTATCTATATCGTGGTGTTCTATATTCTTAATGATATGAGGAGTATAGTAATAACCTTTATTTGCTACAGCTGCCATTACATTGGCTAATTGCATTGGGGTCATTATAACCTCTCCTTGGCCAATAGAATTAGAAATAGTAGTCGTGCTTTTCCATCCTC
It encodes the following:
- the rodA gene encoding rod shape-determining protein RodA is translated as MKNVSVQKNIDWISILLYMLLVIAGWINIYSASLPAETTSIFDLSQIYGRQLMFIIFCIPLIILIVSIDTKFYEKYAMVFYIIGLLSILGLFVFGKSVKGQTNWYQIAGFGIQPSEFVKTTTALLLAKFLSDSQAHLSSFKEQIIALVIIGVPTLFILKHDTGSAMLFVSLVFVLYREGLPSWYLWTGFITIILFVAALVVKPGIIIASIVIIAALHFYLNKKITRNPLIYIILVVIMSAFVFSVDYVYDKVLEPHQKDRINVLIGEDVNLQAEGYNLNQSKIAIGSGGWTGTGFLEGTQTKGGFVPEQHTDYIFTTVGEEWGFAGASFVIILFVCLFFRLIHLAERQKKIFNRVYGYCVICFLFIHFAFNITMLIGLFPTIGVPLPFFSYGGSSLMAFTVLLFIFLKLDANRINEW